From a region of the Triticum aestivum cultivar Chinese Spring chromosome 7D, IWGSC CS RefSeq v2.1, whole genome shotgun sequence genome:
- the LOC123171268 gene encoding F-box protein At5g07610, with protein sequence MAGRVGPGTITPGRSVPCRAGLFGQEGRASPHARYTKQSGTAIDILADDLLVEILSRVPAKSLLRFRCVSSHWLALIDHPDHRKRLPQTPAGFFYGSNFEWFLEPPFHFTSFPGRRRPPIDASCAFLPNHKPVHMLDCCNGLLLCRWCDASAQGDEFRYVVCNPATEKWVVLPSSGKATSEVATARLGFDPALSSHFHVFELVEEQDSIFPWDPDIAGVAVYSSETGGWVYKEKRWNEQIRSIDHCSAFVFLDGYLHFQANARRLSSHLAVVDTEGETWMSFSVPGGLVDGFIQRSQGRLHYANFQRGGDSVIRLVVYVLNDYQSRKWILKHSIEASHIFRGMDAYLLGRFGWAAMDFGWIAIHPECNTIFFTAGCYTTFMCYNMDLRQVKVISNLEDGQPPYLPYVPLYAELQSLHAL encoded by the exons ATGGCGGGTCGGGTCGGGCCAGGCACGATTACGCCAGGCCGATCCGTGCCGTGCAGGGCCGGCCTGTTTGGCCAG GAAGGCCGCGCTTCTCCTCATGCCCGGTACACGAAGCAGAGCGGGACGGCGATCGACATACTCGCCGACGATCTCCTCGTCGAGATCCTCTCGCGCGTCCCCGCCAAGTCGCTCCTCCGCTTCAGGTGCGTCTCCAGCCACTGGCTGGCCCTCATCGACCACCCCGACCACCGCAAAAGGCTCCCCCAAACCCCGGCCGGCTTCTTCTACGGCAGCAACTTCGAGTGGTTTCTGGAACCACCTTTCCACTTCACAAGTTTCCCGGGGAGACGCCGCCCTCCGATCGACGCATCTTGCGCCTTCCTGCCCAACCACAAGCCCGTCCACATGTTGGACTGCTGCAACGGCCTCCTCCTCTGCCGCTGGTGCGACGCCTCCGCCCAAGGTGACGAGTTCCGTTATGTCGTGTGCAATCCCGCCACGGAGAAGTGGGTCGTGTTGCCGAGCTCCGGCAAGGCCACCAGCGAGGTGGCCACCGCACGCTTGGGCTTCGACCCAGCCCTGTCGTCCCATTTCCATGTGTTTGAGTTGGTAGAAGAGCAGGATTCAATCTTTCCCTGGGACCCTGACATCGCTGGAGTGGCGGTGTATTCTTCTGAAACTGGAGGATGGGTTTATAAGGAAAAGAGATGGAACGAACAAATTAGATCCATTGACCATTGTTCAGCATTTGTCTTTCTTGATGGCTATCTGCATTTTCAAGCCAATGCTCGTCGGTTATCCAGTCATCTAGCTGTGGTAGACACAGAGGGGGAAACATGGATGAGCTTCAGTGTCCCTGGTGGTTTGGTTGACGGTTTTATTCAGCGGTCGCAGGGCCGGCTGCATTATGCCAATTTTCAGAGAGGTGGAGATAGTGTCATTAGATTGGTAGTTTATGTTCTGAACGACTATCAAAGCAGAAAATGGATATTGAAGCACAGCATCGAAGCTTCACACATATTTCGAGGGATGGATGCCTACCTTCTTGGTCGTTTTGGATGGGCTGCGATGGATTTTGGTTGGATTGCGATTCATCCGGAATGCAACACGATATTCTTCACTGCTGGGTGTTATACCACATTCATGTGCTATAATATGGATCTTCGACAAGTCAAAGTGATCTCCAATCTGGAAGATGGCCAGCCGCCATATCTGCCATATGTGCCATTGTATGCAGAGTTACAGTCATTGCACGCTTTATAA